CCGCCTTTTCGCTGGCATCGAACCTTGCGGTGGCACGATCACGTCCCCACGCGGATATGAGCCTGATGCTGATATTCGGTGCCTTGCTGATCTGTATCGTGGCCGCGTTTTTTGGCGGCGCGCAGTGGCCCGGCTGGCGCGATTTCGGTTTTATCGTGCTGCTCTGCGTCGGGTTCCTGCCAGGGGCCAGCATCCTGATCCAGACCGGTCCACGCTATATCCCCGCGGCGGAAGTCAGCCTGCTCCTGCTTCTCGAGACCGTATTGGGGACGTTGCTGGTGTGGTATTTCCTGGGCGAGCTACCCGGTCCGCTGGCCTTCGCTGGTGGCGCCATAATCCTTTCTGCCCTTGCGATCAATGGCTTTATCGAGGACCGACGCCAGCGTCGACGCGCGCGGGAAACCCTAGCCGAGCAAGCCTGACTCGCCCGCTGCCTGCCAGATCAGCCGCAGCGCCAGCACCGTCAGCAATACGTTGAAGATCACCTGGAAATGCCGGTTGCTGATGCGTTTGAGAACGTGCAGCCCCAGCCACGTGCCGACAAAGCCGCAGACGACCATTGCGGCAATGAACGGCAACCACTGCCCGAGGGCAAACCCCGCAAATCCGAACACCACGGCCTTGGCCCCATGCTGAAGTGTCATGGCAGTGGCAAAAGTCGATACGGTACGGAAACGGTCCTCATGGATCTGCTTGATAAACGCAGCCACCAGCGGGCCGGTAGCGCCGACGAAAAGTGTCAGGAACGTGGTAGCCAGCGCTGCCAGGAATATCCCGACCGGCCGGAGCACCGCCTTCGGCAGGCTGGGTCCCCAGCACAGGTAGAGAATGAACAGGGCGATGGTCAATTGCCAGATGGCCGGCGGCAGGTTGACCAGCACGAGGCCGCCGATAAGGGCGCCAATGATGACCCCAGGCAGGAAGACCCTGAGCACCTGCCAGTCGATGTACTTACGGGTCAGGACCGCCCGACCGCCATTGGAGCCCAGCTGGATCAGACCATGCACGGGAATAATCGCCGCCGGCGGCAACCAGAACGCCATGAGTACCAGCAGCAGCGCGCCACCCCCGGCGCCCAGACTGGCCGTGATCATCGAGGTTACGACGGATGCGGCCAGTAGGAAGGCGACAAGGACCGGATCAACACCCGTGGGGAGGACATCGGAAAGATACAGCCAGTCCAAGGACGATTCTCCGGTGGTTATGTCATCAGTATCAGCGCTTCAGTCCACACAGACCGGATCGCCTTCCATTTGCGGTAACCGGCAGAGTGCGGCTGCAGCCAGCTCCACATCGGCGACATAGTACAGGGAGGATAGCCCCAGACGGTTGCGTCCCAGGTTGTGGAAGATCAGTCCGTAGGCCATATCCCCGGCGCTGAAGCGCGCATGGTTTGCAGCGAAGTAGGCGGCGGGCTGGGCCAGGTCGTCGTCTTCGAGCAGGGTCTGCACCCGAGCGGCTCCGCCATGATAGGCCTGCACCAATAGCAGCGTAAATAATCGGTCACGCTTTTCCTTGGGCAGGTGGCCGAAGCGGGCGTCGAAGGCCGGCCGCAGGTTGCGGGCGTTCTGGGCCGTCAGGCTCAATGCGCAGTCCAGTTGCGCGAGGCGGTGCCAGTAGTTGCGTGGCCCGATCCCGCAATCGCCCAGTACGACACTGGAAAGCTGCATGATGCCCCGGGCGTTGGCGGCGGAATGCGCCCGCTGTTGGCCACCGCTCTCGATCAGCAACTGGCCGGCGAGGAAGCGGGGCATGTCTTCGGGTACGTCGTCGAGACGTCGCTGCTCGTACCGAGTGGTATAGACATACCCCAGCGCTGCGTTCAAGGAGACCGGTTTCTCGCGGGTGCCGAGATCGAGGTCATCCCAGGCTCCCCAGATCAGGCCCGAAGACTGCCTGCCCACGTATCGCCCCAGGGCTTCGTCCAGGTTGACGTGGGGCTGGTCACAGGCCAGGGCAAACGGGTATCCAGTGGCGTCCGGTGCACCCGCCACCCAGTAATCGGCCCGGCCGTCCTCGGCCATCGACTGGCGGGTCTTGTTGAGCCTGTGCTGGGTGGCTTCCCGGGTTTCCGCATTTTCCATGTAGCCGAGGAAACGGCCGCGACGATCGAAAAGGATATGGCGTTCGGCCTCGCTGCAGTAGCCATTTTCCTCGATGATCCAGCGCCGAATGCTGAGGATATTGTTGTAGACGCCCTGACTTTCCCAGTAGGGCGATTCTCGGATGACAGAGGTCCAGTCCTTCAGTTTTTCAGCCCTGACCACGCTTGCCAGCAACAGAAGGACGACCATGAACAACAACCTTGGGCGGGCGATACTGGGCAAACGAAAATACATGGATCAGGATATCCTCAGGCCTCTCGCGTTTGCGGTTGGTTTCAATCACCGAAGTTTGGCGACAGCCACACTTCGCTGCAACAGGGCTGAGGTGGGTCTCGCATGAAACTGTCGTAAGGATTGGGACGTATCAGTAGGCCTATATGGAGGGCAATACGATGCGTAAGTTTTGGCTGATAGCGCTGCCGGTCGCCGGACTGGTGAGTTTTGGCGCTCCAACCCAGGCCAGTTGTCCGGACTGGTTGGATGAGGATATCAACAAGCTGCGATCTACAGAGCAGGTAAATTTCTGCGACCTGCACGATGGCAAACCCATGCTCGTGGTCAATACTGCGAGTTTTTGTGGCTATACGGGCCAATTTGAAGCGCTTGAGACGGTCTACCAGGCCTATCGTGAGCGCGGTTTTACCGTCGTGGGCGTGCCTTCCAATGACTTTCGGCAAGAGGCGGATAGCCAGGCGAAGACGGCGGAAATCTGCTTCGTCGATTATGGTGTGACCTTCACCATGACCGCGCCGCAATCGGTCAAAGGTGTTGATGCGCATCCGGTTTTCCGGACGCTGGCGGAAAAGAGCGGCGCCGAGCCGGGGTGGAATTTCAATAAATACCTGATTGATGCCGACGCCCGACAAGTATGGCACTACCCCAGCAACGTGGTGCCGGATGATCCCGAACTGACGGCGCAAATCGAGGCCTTGCTACAAATCGAGTGAAACCTGACCAGCCTGCCATCGATCGCTGAGTGGGTTATGCTGGGCAGCACACCACAGAACCCGGGGCAGGGCTCATGCCTGCAGAAGCGGTGGCGCTGCCTGATAACGTCAGGATCACCCATGAACGTCAGTGAATATCTGCAGTACGATGCTGTCGGGCTGGCGGACCTTATCCGTCGCAAGGCGGTGTCCTCCCGCGATGTGATCAGTGCGGCTGTCGAGCGGGCCCGCGCCGTCAATCCCGCACTCAATGCGATCTGCCATCCCCAGTTCACCGAAGCGCTCAAGCAGGCACCCAACGACAAGGGACCGCTTTCCGGCGTGCCTTTCCTGCTCAAGGATCTGGCCCAGGAGCAGGCGGGCGAGCCCTGTACCTACGGCAGTCGGGCTCTGCGTAGCCAAGTGCCTGAACGGGATTCGGCCTATGTGCGCCGGGCGCGCAACGGCGGCCTGGTGATTATGGGACGGACGGCAACGCCAGAACTTGGGCTCAAGGCGATCACCGAATCGCAGCTCTGGGGTCCCTCGCGCAATCCCTGGGATAGTACGCGCACGCCCGGGGGATCGAGTGGCGGGTCCGGGGCTGCAGTCGCCGCTGGAATCGTACCCATGGCCGGCGCAAACGACGGGGGCGGCTCCATTCGAATTCCGGCGGCCTACAATGGTCTGTTCGGCCTTAAGCCGTCCCGCGGCAGGGTTTCCGCCGGGCCGAGCATGGGGGAGCACTGGACGGGTGCGTCAGCGGACCATGTGGTCAGCCGTAGTGTGCGTGACAGCGCGCTGATGCTCGACCAGCTCGCGGGCCCGGAACCCGGCGATCCGTTTACCATTCCTGCACCGCAGAAGCCCTTCTACGAAATGATCAGTGAAGCGCCGCGCCGTCTGCGAATTGGCGTCTTCACCAGTTCGCCCTATGAGGGCGAGGTGGCGCAGGAATGTATCGATGCCGTGGAGGAGACCGCGCGTACCCTGGAAAACCTGGGACACCACATCGAATATGCCCGACCTGATTTTGATGGCATGGCCCTGGCGCGATGCTACCTGGGCCTGTATTTCGGGGAGGTCTCCACCGCCATGGATCGGGCCACCCGCGACTTCGGCGCCCGGGACAAGGACTTCGAGCTGGATACCCGGCTGATCGGTATGCTCGGCCGGACGCTGCCCACGCCGGACTACGTGCGCCTGCGCCAGCAGTGGAATGATTTCGCCCGGGCCCTGGGGCTGTTCTTCGAGAGCTACGATCTCTATCTCTGTCCCACCACCGGCCAGATGCCCGCGCGTATCGGTGAGCTGGAGACGCCGGCGCACCTGCAGGTGGTGAGTCGGCTCATGCTGTTGCTCAAGGCCGGTCGACTGGTGCACCGCAGCGGACTGGTCGATCAACTGGCGATGGAAAGTCTCGCACGCACACCTTTCACCCAACTGGCCAACCTCACTGGAACGCCGGCGATGTCGGTACCGCTGCACTGGACGACAGGGGGCCTGCCGGTCGGCGTGCATTTCGGTGCAGCCCATGGCAACGAAGGCATCCTTCTGCAGTTGGCTGCGCAACTCGAAGCGGCGCTGCCCTGGTGGAGCCAGTACGAGAGGCTGGAGCAGCTCGAGGCCGCAGTGGCGTGACGGGAATCGGCGAAGGCGCGATTCATGCGACGGGAGGGGTTGTGATCCGCCACGCGCATCACCACGTTTAACCTTTTGCGGAGACACGCTATGCTGTAATCAGGGAGTCCGTGAATCACGTCCATGACTTCCCTGTGGCGATCACTGTATTAACGGCCTGTCTGCCGTATGTGCGCCAG
The window above is part of the Marinobacter nanhaiticus D15-8W genome. Proteins encoded here:
- a CDS encoding sulfite exporter TauE/SafE family protein; this encodes MDWLYLSDVLPTGVDPVLVAFLLAASVVTSMITASLGAGGGALLLVLMAFWLPPAAIIPVHGLIQLGSNGGRAVLTRKYIDWQVLRVFLPGVIIGALIGGLVLVNLPPAIWQLTIALFILYLCWGPSLPKAVLRPVGIFLAALATTFLTLFVGATGPLVAAFIKQIHEDRFRTVSTFATAMTLQHGAKAVVFGFAGFALGQWLPFIAAMVVCGFVGTWLGLHVLKRISNRHFQVIFNVLLTVLALRLIWQAAGESGLLG
- a CDS encoding glutathione peroxidase is translated as MRKFWLIALPVAGLVSFGAPTQASCPDWLDEDINKLRSTEQVNFCDLHDGKPMLVVNTASFCGYTGQFEALETVYQAYRERGFTVVGVPSNDFRQEADSQAKTAEICFVDYGVTFTMTAPQSVKGVDAHPVFRTLAEKSGAEPGWNFNKYLIDADARQVWHYPSNVVPDDPELTAQIEALLQIE
- a CDS encoding amidase, with the protein product MNVSEYLQYDAVGLADLIRRKAVSSRDVISAAVERARAVNPALNAICHPQFTEALKQAPNDKGPLSGVPFLLKDLAQEQAGEPCTYGSRALRSQVPERDSAYVRRARNGGLVIMGRTATPELGLKAITESQLWGPSRNPWDSTRTPGGSSGGSGAAVAAGIVPMAGANDGGGSIRIPAAYNGLFGLKPSRGRVSAGPSMGEHWTGASADHVVSRSVRDSALMLDQLAGPEPGDPFTIPAPQKPFYEMISEAPRRLRIGVFTSSPYEGEVAQECIDAVEETARTLENLGHHIEYARPDFDGMALARCYLGLYFGEVSTAMDRATRDFGARDKDFELDTRLIGMLGRTLPTPDYVRLRQQWNDFARALGLFFESYDLYLCPTTGQMPARIGELETPAHLQVVSRLMLLLKAGRLVHRSGLVDQLAMESLARTPFTQLANLTGTPAMSVPLHWTTGGLPVGVHFGAAHGNEGILLQLAAQLEAALPWWSQYERLEQLEAAVA